Part of the Rhodobacteraceae bacterium M385 genome is shown below.
GTTGGGTCTGGGTCATGCTGTATGGTGCGCCCGTCGCCTATTGGGGAATGAGCCCTTTGCCGTAATCCTGCCTGATGACGTGATCGCTGCAGAAACACCCTGTCTTCAGCAAATGGTGGAAGCCCACGCGGAACTCGGCGGCAACATGGTTGCGGCGATGGAAGTGCCGGACGACAAGACCTCGGCCTACGGGGTGTTGGATGTGAAGGAAGACATGGGCTCGGTCGTGTCGGTCAAAGGCATGGTAGAGAAACCCGCGCCGGGCGATGCTCCGTCAAACCTCGCCGTGATCGGGCGCTACATCCTGTCGCCCGACGTGATGGGCCACCTCAACAAGATCAAATCCGGTGCTGGCGGTGAAATTCAGCTGACGGACGCCATCGCTCAAGAGATATCCAGCGCGGACAACGTGTACGGCTACCGGTTCAAGGGACAGCGGTTTGATTGCGGTTCTAAGGCTGGCTTCTTGCAAGCCACTGTGGCCTTTGGTCTGGCCCGCGATGATCTGAAGGACGAGTTCCAGGATTATCTGGCGGACATGATGTCGATCCGTAGCGCCGCGCAATAAGGCGGCGTTCGGGATGCGCGTGTTTGCCGACATCCCTTGCCTTTGGTTAGACGTGACGCGTCTGTTGACGCGTGTCGGGCGCGGGGCGTTGACGGGTATCGACCGGGTCGAACATGCATATTTACGTGAAGCAGTCGCTGCCGGGTGCGAAAGCTATCTGTGCCGCACGACGCGGGGGTATCTGCGGCTGGATCACGTTGGCGGTAGACGCTTGCTTGAAATGGTGGAGGGCACCCGCCCGCTTGGCACGGCTGATTTGCTGTCAAAGATGACGTTTCGCGGCAACCGCCCCCGTCACCGGGCAGAAGCGGCCCTGCGCGAAGTCGCCATAGATAGGTGCACCGCCAAAGGCCTGCCCGCGATGATCGCGAGGGGTCCGAATAATGACCTGAGCTACATCAATGTTGGCCATTCCAACCTGTCCCTTGCCACGTTGTCCGCATTCCGCGCGGTTGAGGGTGCAAGGGTGATGGTGATGATCCACGACCTGATCCCCCTGACCCATCCCGCCTATGTGGCCGATAGCCAGCCGCAGAATTTCGCGGGCCGGGTTGAGAGGGTTCGGACCTTCGCCACCCATGTGATTGCGAATTCTCAGGCGACCTCGGACAGTCTGGATGACTATTGGGCCGGGCAAGCGATGCCACCCCACCGGATTACCGCGCCCCTTGGTATTGACCCTTGGGACGCGCCAAACGATCTGGAGCGGGAGCCCGATCTGTTCGTGATGCTCGGCACGATCGAAGCACGGAAGAACCACGCGCTTATGTTGGATGTGTGGGACCTATTGGCGGCAGAACTTCCGGCGGAAAAGGTGCCGCGCTTGCATATCATCGGGGCCACGGGATGGAAGGTGGATGCGTTGATGGAACGGCTGGTGAGCCACCCGCTTTACGGCATCAAAATCACATTGAATGGCCCCCACGGCTTGCTGGACGACACGGCCGTTCAGGACCAGCTGGCAAGGGCCACGGCGCTTCTGTTCCCCTCCATCACGGAAGGCTATGGCTACCCGCCGCTGGAAGCCGCAATGGCGGGGGCGGTGCCCATATGCTCTAACCTCCCGGTTTTCTGGGAAACTCTTGGTGATTGTGCCGTTTACGTGGACAGTTACGAGGCGTATCCTTGGGCGGAAACGATTAAACAACACTTATACGATAATGCTCCAAGGCCAGAGTTAACCTCCTTGAAGGTAGCCACTTGGGCAGAGCACTTTAATTCGGTGGCAGAAGCCACCTAAACGCCGAGCAGGAAAGGCCGCCCATGAAAGCGATCAAGCGGTACGGTTTGCGCCTTGAACGCAAACGTTTCCTTGTGCGCGCGTGGCGTAAATCCCGCGGGCTGGAAAGTGTTGTCGACCGCACGGATACGGTTAAGGACAAGGATATCCTGCTGTTCTGCACCCTGCGCAATGAGCAGGTGCGCCTGAAGTACTTCCTGAATTATTATCGGGACCGAGGCGTTAATCATTTCTTTTTCGTGGACAATGACAGCGTCGACGGCACACGGGAATATCTGGCCGAACAACCTGATTGCTCCGTTTGGTGGACCGACGAAAGCTATAAGCGGTCGCGGTTCGGGATGGATTGGATCAACCGCTTGCTGCGGTTGTACGGGCACAAACATTGGTGTTTGACCGTCGATCCCGATGAATTCCTTGTCTATCCGTTCAGCGATACCCGCCCCATTCCGGCACTGACGGATTGGTTGGATGCCTCTTCAATCAAGTCATTCGGGGCGATGTTGCTGGATATGTACCCCAAAGGCTCCATCGACGCGCAGCCTTACCGAGAGGGGCAAAATCCGTTCGAGATTGCCTGTTGGTTCGATGCGGGAAACTACTCGGTTACGCGGAACTGGGAATATGGCAACCTTTGGATTCAGGGCGGTCCCAGGGCGCGGGCGTTCTTCAGTGATAACCCTGAACGTGCGCCTGCGTTGAACAAGACGCCGCTGGTCCATTGGCAGAAACACTACACCTATGCCTCGTCCACGCACATGCTGCTGCCACGCGGGTTGAACCACGTCTACGACGAATGGGGCGGAGAGAAAGCTTCAGGCGTGCTGCTACACGCAAAGTTTCTGGATACATTCGGCGCTAAGGCAAAAGAAGAACTCTCCCGCAGCGAGCATTACGCCGCCTCCGCAGAATACAAAGCCTATGCGGAAGGGCTGAAGGAGAACCCTGATTTCTGGTCCAAATGGTCCGAGAAATACATCAACTGGCGCCAGTTAGAGATCCTTGGCCTGATGTCGAAAGGCAATTGGGCATGAGCACTTTGGGCTTTGTGATGATGTGCCACACCGCGCTGGACCGCGCGGCAGAGGTTGCGCGTCATTGGGCGGAACGCGATTGCCCCGTCGTGATCCACCTCGATAAACGAGTCGCCAGCAGCAAGAACACATGGCTGAAGCGAGAGCTTTCGGACCTTGAAAACGTGCGGTTCAGCAAGCGCCATAAGTGTGAGTGGGGCACTTGGAGCCTTGTGCAGGCCAGCCAGACCGGGGCCGAGGTGATGCTGGAGGAATTTCCAGGCGTCCGACACGTCTACCTAGCCTCAGGTTCGTGCTTGCCTCTGCGCCCGGTGGATGAATTGCGGGCCTATCTGGCCGCGCGTCCGATGACGGACTTCATCGAAAGCGTCACGATTCGCGATGTGGATTGGACCGTGGATGGGCTGAACAGCGAACGCTTCCAACTGCGGTTCCCATTCTCGTGGAAGCGGCACCGTTTCCTGTTTGATCGCTATGTAGAGTTCCAGCGCAACATCGGGTTTCGGCGAAAAATGCCGGATGGGCTGTTGCCGCATCTGGGTAGTCAATGGTGGTGCCTGTCTCGGCAAACGCTGTCGGCCATCCTGCAAGACCCGAAACGGGTGGAGTTCGACCGGTTCTTCAAGCGCGTCTGGATTCCCGACGAAAGCTATTACCAAACCCTTGTGCGCAACTACTCCCGCAACATCGAAAGCCGGTCTTTGACGCTGTCGAAGTTCGATTTTCAGGGCAAACCCCATGTGTTCTACGACGATCACCTGCATCTGTTGCGGCGGTCAGATTGCTTTGTGGCGCGTAAGATTTGGCCTCGGGCGGATCGACTTTATGGGACGTTCTTGGGGGAAGAAGGGGCGAATGTGCGCCGGGCGGAGCCGACGCCGGGCAAGATTGACCGGGTTTTCGCCAAGGCGCTGGAGCGTCGGACACGGGGGCGGCCAGGTCTCTATATGCAGTCCCGCTACCCCAACAACGATTGGGAAAACGGCAAGACGGCTGCGCCTTATTCGGTGTTACAGGGCTTC
Proteins encoded:
- the galU gene encoding UTP--glucose-1-phosphate uridylyltransferase GalU → MKKKVTKAIFPVAGLGTRFLPATKSIPKEIMTLVDRPLIQYAIDEARAAGIKEFIFVTSRGKSALEDYFDHSPELENTLRKKGKTEMLEMLKNTNMDSGAIAYMRQHKALGLGHAVWCARRLLGNEPFAVILPDDVIAAETPCLQQMVEAHAELGGNMVAAMEVPDDKTSAYGVLDVKEDMGSVVSVKGMVEKPAPGDAPSNLAVIGRYILSPDVMGHLNKIKSGAGGEIQLTDAIAQEISSADNVYGYRFKGQRFDCGSKAGFLQATVAFGLARDDLKDEFQDYLADMMSIRSAAQ
- a CDS encoding glycosyltransferase codes for the protein MRVFADIPCLWLDVTRLLTRVGRGALTGIDRVEHAYLREAVAAGCESYLCRTTRGYLRLDHVGGRRLLEMVEGTRPLGTADLLSKMTFRGNRPRHRAEAALREVAIDRCTAKGLPAMIARGPNNDLSYINVGHSNLSLATLSAFRAVEGARVMVMIHDLIPLTHPAYVADSQPQNFAGRVERVRTFATHVIANSQATSDSLDDYWAGQAMPPHRITAPLGIDPWDAPNDLEREPDLFVMLGTIEARKNHALMLDVWDLLAAELPAEKVPRLHIIGATGWKVDALMERLVSHPLYGIKITLNGPHGLLDDTAVQDQLARATALLFPSITEGYGYPPLEAAMAGAVPICSNLPVFWETLGDCAVYVDSYEAYPWAETIKQHLYDNAPRPELTSLKVATWAEHFNSVAEAT
- a CDS encoding glycosyltransferase family 2 protein — protein: MKAIKRYGLRLERKRFLVRAWRKSRGLESVVDRTDTVKDKDILLFCTLRNEQVRLKYFLNYYRDRGVNHFFFVDNDSVDGTREYLAEQPDCSVWWTDESYKRSRFGMDWINRLLRLYGHKHWCLTVDPDEFLVYPFSDTRPIPALTDWLDASSIKSFGAMLLDMYPKGSIDAQPYREGQNPFEIACWFDAGNYSVTRNWEYGNLWIQGGPRARAFFSDNPERAPALNKTPLVHWQKHYTYASSTHMLLPRGLNHVYDEWGGEKASGVLLHAKFLDTFGAKAKEELSRSEHYAASAEYKAYAEGLKENPDFWSKWSEKYINWRQLEILGLMSKGNWA
- a CDS encoding beta-1,6-N-acetylglucosaminyltransferase; protein product: MSTLGFVMMCHTALDRAAEVARHWAERDCPVVIHLDKRVASSKNTWLKRELSDLENVRFSKRHKCEWGTWSLVQASQTGAEVMLEEFPGVRHVYLASGSCLPLRPVDELRAYLAARPMTDFIESVTIRDVDWTVDGLNSERFQLRFPFSWKRHRFLFDRYVEFQRNIGFRRKMPDGLLPHLGSQWWCLSRQTLSAILQDPKRVEFDRFFKRVWIPDESYYQTLVRNYSRNIESRSLTLSKFDFQGKPHVFYDDHLHLLRRSDCFVARKIWPRADRLYGTFLGEEGANVRRAEPTPGKIDRVFAKALERRTRGRPGLYMQSRYPNNDWENGKTAAPYSVLQGFNDLFLDFEPWLSRRLGSSVHGNIFDPKRVRFAGDADTYAGCLSAAPELRDYNPERFLTNLIWNTRGERQVFMYGPQDNQRPGAFMASDSNAQISVITGGWAVRLFTANRNFGDIRTEAARLQRREVEFVNTLRHVRSRAEIRIWSLAEFLEEPMENLQRILDAMEGAQASRLTEAPRMTNLDGLPKFLQNLKNQGMNPFAVGDFPQEGVAPPPSGADNRPYLVR